In one Pseudarthrobacter sp. NBSH8 genomic region, the following are encoded:
- a CDS encoding 1-acyl-sn-glycerol-3-phosphate acyltransferase: MFYWVIKRIFLGPVLRLLFRPWVKGLDNVPAQGAAIIASNHLSFSDSIFMPLMVRRPVVFLAKSEYFTGTGLKGRLTALFFRLTNQLPMDRSGGAASAVSLNAGMDVLTGGGLLGIYPEGTRSPDARLYRGKVGVARLALEAGVPVIPVAMIGTDKVQPIGKRMPNIRRIGMIFGAPLDFSQFSDQAEDRLVQRKVTDEIMFELMRLSGQEYVDEYAAVVKLRLAGAAATGAGGASAKRAESDGGAEGTETEGKDPAAG, encoded by the coding sequence GTGTTCTATTGGGTCATTAAGCGGATCTTCCTGGGGCCGGTGCTACGGCTTCTTTTCCGCCCCTGGGTCAAAGGCCTGGACAATGTTCCGGCGCAGGGGGCGGCCATTATCGCCTCGAACCATCTGTCTTTCTCCGACTCCATCTTCATGCCGCTGATGGTTCGAAGGCCGGTGGTTTTCCTGGCCAAGTCCGAGTACTTCACCGGCACGGGCCTCAAGGGCAGGCTGACGGCCCTCTTCTTCAGGCTCACCAACCAGTTGCCCATGGACAGGTCCGGCGGCGCGGCATCGGCCGTATCGCTCAATGCCGGCATGGATGTCCTGACCGGCGGTGGACTGCTGGGCATCTACCCTGAAGGCACCCGCAGCCCCGACGCACGCCTGTACCGGGGAAAGGTGGGAGTCGCCAGGCTCGCCCTGGAGGCTGGAGTGCCCGTGATTCCCGTGGCAATGATCGGCACGGACAAGGTTCAGCCCATCGGCAAACGGATGCCGAATATCCGGCGGATCGGCATGATTTTCGGTGCTCCGCTGGATTTCAGCCAATTCTCCGACCAGGCGGAGGACCGGCTGGTCCAGCGCAAGGTCACCGACGAGATCATGTTCGAGCTGATGCGCCTCTCCGGCCAGGAGTACGTGGACGAGTACGCCGCCGTGGTTAAGCTCCGCCTTGCGGGAGCAGCGGCGACCGGGGCTGGCGGTGCCTCCGCGAAACGGGCTGAATCTGACGGCGGTGCCGAGGGCACTGAGACCGAGGGTAAGGACCCGGCAGCCGGCTGA